From Brassica oleracea var. oleracea cultivar TO1000 chromosome C3, BOL, whole genome shotgun sequence, a single genomic window includes:
- the LOC106334890 gene encoding sugar transport protein 6-like, which yields MAVVVSANGNGPAFEAKMTVYVFVCVLIAAVGGLIFGYDIGISGGVTAMDDFLKKFFPTVWERKQHAHENNYCKYDNQHLQLFTSSLYLAALVASFLASAVCSKLGRKPTMQFASVFFLIGVGLAAGADNIVMLIIGRILLGFGVGFGNQAVPLFLSEIAPAQLRGGLNIVFQLMVTIGILIANLVNYFTATVHPNGWRFALGGAAIPAVILLLGSLIICETPTSLIERNKNEEGRETLRKIRGVEDINEEYESIVHACEIASQVKDPYRKLLKPASRPPLIIGMLLQLFQQFSGINAIMFYAPVLFQTVGFGSNAALLSAVITGSINVLSTFVGIYLVDRTGRRFLLLQSSVHMLISQLIIGIILAKDLGITGTLGKAQAMVVVVFVCAYVMGFAWSWGPLGWLIPSETFPLETRSAGFAVAVSCNMLFTFVIAQAFLSMLCGMRSGIFFFFSAWIIVMGLFALFFIPETKGVAIDDVRERVWKPHWFWKRYMLAEDDHQDVEKRTE from the exons ATGGCTGTTGTTGTATCTGCTAACGGGAATGGTCCGGCTTTCGAAGCCAAGATGACTGTCTATGTCTTTGTCTGCGTTCTGATTGCCGCTGTCGGCGGTTTGATCTTCGGTTACGACATCGGAATATCCG GTGGAGTGACGGCAATGGATGATTTCTTGAAGAAGTTTTTCCCTACGGTGTGGGAGAGGAAGCAGCACGCTCATGAGAACAATTACTGCAAGTATGATAACCAGCACTTGCAGCTATTCACATCGTCTCTTTACCTAGCCGCACTCGTGGCCAGCTTCTTGGCTTCGGCCGTCTGTTCCAAACTTGGAAGGAAGCCCACTATGCAGTTTGCTTCTGTCTTTTTCTTGATCGGTGTCGGGCTAGCCGCAGGAGCTGATAACATCGTCATGTTGATCATTGGAAGAATCTTACTTGGCTTCGGTGTAGGCTTTGGCAATCAG GCAGTGCCGCTTTTCTTATCAGAGATTGCTCCTGCACAGCTAAGGGGAGGTCTCAACATTGTATTCCAACTCATGGTCACAATAGGAATCTTAATAGCCAACCTTGTCAACTACTTCACTGCCACCGTTCACCCTAACGGATGGCGGTTTGCTCTCGGTGGAGCCGCAATCCCTGCGGTTATCCTCCTCTTGGGTTCACTGATCATCTGCGAGACCCCCACGAGCCTCATTGAGCGCAACAAAAACGAAGAAGGCAGAGAAACCCTAAGGAAGATCAGAGGAGTTGAAGATATAAATGAGGAGTATGAATCTATCGTCCATGCATGCGAGATCGCGAGTCAAGTCAAAGACCCTTACAGGAAACTGTTGAAACCAGCGAGTCGTCCACCGTTAATCATTGGAATGCTTCTACAGCTTTTCCAGCAGTTTAGTGGAATCAATGCTATTATGTTCTACGCACCGGTTTTGTTCCAGACCGTTGGTTTTGGAAGTAACGCAGCTCTTCTCTCTGCGGTTATCACGGGAAGTATCAACGTTCTTAGTACGTTTGTAGGGATCTACCTTGTCGATAGAACTGGCCGGAGGTTCCTTCTTTTACAATCTTCCGTTCACATGCTCATTTCCCAG TTGATCATTGGAATCATCCTAGCGAAAGACTTGGGTATCACAGGAACACTCGGGAAGGCACAAGCCATGGTGGTTGTGGTCTTTGTGTGCGCTTACGTGATGGGATTCGCGTGGTCATGGGGACCTTTAGGATGGCTAATTCCTAGCGAGACGTTTCCTCTAGAGACTCGAAGTGCAGGGTTCGCTGTTGCAGTCTCGTGCAACATGTTATTCACCTTCGTGATCGCGCAAGCTTTTTTATCGATGCTTTGCGGGATGAGATCAGGAATATTCTTCTTCTTCAGCGCTTGGATCATTGTGATGGGACTGTTTGCTTTGTTCTTTATACCGGAGACTAAAGGTGTGGCCATTGATGATGTGAGGGAGAGAGTGTGGAAGCCACACTGGTTCTGGAAAAGATATATGCTTGCTGAGGATGATCATCAAGATGTGGAGAAGAGAACTGAATGA
- the LOC106330140 gene encoding sugar transport protein 6-like: MLLQLFQQFSGINAIMFYAPVLFQTVGFGSNAALLSAVITGSINVLSTFVGIYLVDRTSRRFLLLQSSVHMLISQLIIGIILAKDLGITGTLGKAQAMVVVVFVCAYVMGFAWSWGPLGWLIPSETFPLETRSAGFAVAVSCNMLFTFVIAQAFLSMLCGMRSGIFFFFSAWINVMGLFALFFIPETKGVAIDDVRERVWKPHWFWKRYMLAEDDHQDVEKRTE; encoded by the exons ATGCTTCTACAGCTTTTCCAGCAGTTTAGTGGAATCAATGCTATTATGTTCTATGCACCGGTTTTGTTCCAGACCGTTGGATTTGGAAGTAACGCAGCTCTTCTCTCTGCGGTTATCACGGGAAGCATCAACGTTCTCAGTACGTTCGTAGGGATCTACCTCGTGGACAGAACCAGTCGGAGGTTCCTTCTTTTACAATCTTCCGTTCACATGCTCATTTCCCAG TTGATCATTGGAATCATCCTAGCAAAAGACTTGGGTATCACGGGAACACTCGGGAAGGCACAAGCCATGGTGGTTGTGGTCTTTGTGTGCGCTTACGTGATGGGATTCGCGTGGTCATGGGGACCTTTAGGATGGCTAATTCCTAGCGAGACGTTTCCTCTAGAGACTCGAAGTGCAGGGTTCGCTGTTGCAGTCTCGTGCAACATGTTGTTCACGTTCGTGATCGCGCAAGCTTTCTTATCGATGCTTTGCGGGATGAGATCAGGAATATTTTTCTTCTTCAGCGCTTGGATCAATGTGATGGGACTGTTTGCTTTGTTCTTTATACCGGAGACGAAAGGAGTGGCCATTGATGATGTGAGGGAGAGAGTGTGGAAGCCACATTGGTTCTGGAAAAGGTATATGCTTGCTGAGGATGATCATCAAGATGTGGAGAAGAGAACTGAATGA
- the LOC106328094 gene encoding long chain acyl-CoA synthetase 6, peroxisomal: protein MDSTSAARRRINAIHSHLVASSRSSPLLLSSNPTAGEFYLDNGYSVVLPEKLSTGKWNVYRSARSPFKLVSRFPDHPDIATLHDNFEHAVHDFRDYKYLGTRVRVDGTVGDYKWMTYGEVGTARTALGSGLVHHGITTGSSVGIYFINRPEWLIVDQACASYSYVSVPLYDTLGPDAVKFIVNHANVQAIFCVAETLNSLLSGLSEMPSVRLVVVVGGLNESLPSLPPSAGVKVVSYSVLLNQGRSNPQPFCPPKPDDVATLCYTSGTTGTPKGVVLTHANLIANVAGSSFSVKFFSSDIYISYLPLAHIYERANQILAVYFGVAVGFYQGDNMKLLDDLAALRPTVFSSVPRLYNRIYDGITNAVKTSGGLKERLFNAAYNAKKQALLNGKSASPIWDRLVFNKIKDRLGGRVRFMTSGASPLSPEVLEFLKICFGGRVSEGYGMTETSCVISGMDEGDNLTGHVGSPNPACEVKLVDVPEMNYTSADEPHPRGEICVRGPIIFRGYYKDEVQTREVIDEDGWLHTGDIGLWLPGGRLKIIDRKKNIFKLAQGEYIAPEKIENVYAKCRFVGQCFIYGDSFNSSLVAVVSVDPDVLKSWAASEGIKGDLRELCNNPRVKAAVLSDMDAVGRESQLRGFEFAKAVTLVLEPFTLENGLLTPTFKIKRPQAKEYFAEAITNMYKELAASDPTAKKAL, encoded by the exons ATGGATTCTACCTCCGCCGCACGCCGCCGCATAAACGCTATCCACTCCCATCTCGTCGCGTCTTCTCGCTCTTCCCCTCTCCTCCTCAGCTCCAATCCCACCGCCGGCGAGTTCTATCTCG ATAATGGCTATAGCGTCGTGCTTCCGGAGAAGCTGAGCACTGGCAAGTGGAACGTCTACAG ATCTGCTCGATCTCCGTTCAAGCTCGTTAGCAGGTTCCCGGATCATCCTGACATCGCTACTCTCCATGACAACTTTGA GCATGCTGTTCATGACTTTCGGGATTACAAGTACTTAGGAACTCGCGTTCGTGTCGACGGAACTGTTGGAGA CTACAAATGGATGACATATGGAGAAGTTGGTACAGCAAGAACTGCTTTAGGTTCTGGTTTGGTTCATCATGGAATCACCACG GGATCTTCTGTTGGAATTTACTTTATCAACCGCCCAGAGTGGCTCATTGTCGATCAAGCTTGTGCTTCTTATTCGTATGTGTCTGTTCCTTTGTATGATACTCTTG GTCCTGATGCTGTAAAGTTTATCGTCAATCATGCAAATGTGCAAGCCATATTCTGTGTGGCTGAGACGTTAAACTCC TTACTTAGCGGCTTGTCTGAGATGCCAAGCGTACGCCTGGTGGTG GTTGTTGGAGGGTTGAATGAATCTTTGCCTTCGCTTCCCCCATCCGCAGGAGTTAAAGTTGTATCATATTCGGTGTTACTGAACCAG GGCCGTAGTAACCCTCAGCCGTTTTGTCCACCAAAACCCGATGATGTTGCAACCTTATGCTATACAAGCGGAACAACTGGGACCCCAAAG GGAGTCGTATTGACTCATGCAAACTTGATTGCAAATGTTGCTGGATCCAGTTTTAGTGTGAAATTTTTCTCTTCAGATAT TTATATTTCATATCTTCCACTGGCACACATTTACGAACGAGCAAATCAGATCCTAGCTGTGTACTTTGGAGTTGCCGTTGGTTTCTACCAAGGG GACAATATGAAACTACTGGATGATTTGGCTGCTCTGAGACCTACTGTATTCAGCAGCGTCCCCCGATTATACAATAGAATATATGATGG AATTACTAATGCAGTAAAAACCTCGGGTGGGCTGAAAGAGAGGCTCTTCAATGCTGCCTATAATGCAAAGAAACAGGCTCTCTTGAATG GAAAAAGTGCGTCTCCCATATGGGACAGGTTGGTATTTAATAAGATAAAAGACAGACTTGGAGGACGAGTTCGTTTTATGACGTCTGGGGCTTCACCTTTGTCTCCTGAAGTGTTGGAGTTTTTGAAGAT ATGCTTTGGAGGAAGGGTATCAGAAGGATATGGAATGACTGAAACATCTTGTGTTATAAGTGGAATGGACGAGGGTGATAACCTCACTGGACATGTTGGCTCTCCTAATCCAGCTTGTG AAGTAAAACTTGTGGATGTCCCGGAAATGAACTATACATCAGCGGATGAGCCCCATCCCCGCGGCGAGATATGTGTTAGGGGTCCCATAATCTTTAGAGGCTATTACAAGGATGAAGTTCAAAC GAGAGAGGTGATTGATGAAGATGGATGGCTTCACACTGGAGATATAGGTCTTTGGTTGCCGGGAGGACGTCTCAAAATTATTGACAG GAAGAAGAACATCTTCAAACTAGCGCAAGGGGAGTATATAGCTCCAGAGAAAATTGAAAACGTCTATGCCAAATGCAGATTTGTGGGGCAATGCTTCATATATG GTGATAGCTTTAATTCATCATTGGTGGCTGTTGTATCGGTTGATCCAGATGTGCTTAAAAGCTGGGCTGCTTCAGAAGGCATAAAG GGAGATCTGAGAGAGTTGTGCAATAACCCGAGAGTGAAAGCAGCAGTATTATCAGACATGGACGCTGTTGGGAGAGAATCTCAG TTGAGAGGCTTTGAGTTTGCAAAAGCTGTAACATTGGTGCTGGAGCCATTCACGCTAGAAAATGGCTTGTTGACACCAACATTCAAG ATCAAGAGACCACAAGCAAAGGAATACTTCGCAGAAGCAATAACAAACATGTACAAGGAGCTTGCTGCTTCTGATCCCACGGCTAAGAAAGCTTTGTGA
- the LOC106334889 gene encoding protein VARIATION IN COMPOUND TRIGGERED ROOT growth response-like, with translation MALSLASSPSSSRTWLYDVFPSFSGVDVRVTFLSHLLKEFDKKLITAFKDNEIERSRSLDPELKQAIKDSRIAVVIFSQNYASSSWCLNELLEIVKCGQMVIPVFYGLDPSHVRKQTGAFGKIFEETCKNQTEEVIIIQWRRALTDVANTLGYHSVNWGNEAAMIEEIANDVLGKLLLTSPKDSENFVGIEDHLAKLSVLLQLDAEEVRMVGLWGSSGIGKTTIARVLFQRLSRHFRGSIFIDRAFVSKTMEIFKAANPDDYNMKLHLQRNFLSEILGKGDIKIHNLSAVGERLKNQKVLIFIDDFDDQVVLDALVGQTQWFGSGSRIVVVTNDKQYLRAHGINKIYEVCLPTENLAVEMLCRSAFRKKAAPEGFEELVAKVTGLAGSLPLGLNVLGSYLRGRDKEYWMDLLPRLQNCLDEKIEKTLRVSYDGLRSEEDKVLFRHIACLFHWEKVTYLKFLLADSGLSVTVGLENLADKSLIHVSSGYVRMPSLLQEMGRRLVRIGEPEKREFLVDAQDICDVLSQDTGTHKILGIKLNIDEIDELNVHENAFKGMRNLRFLEIHSQTRYEIGKEEVTIHLPENFDYLPPKLKILDWYEYPMRCLPSKFRPEKLVKLKMVNSKLEKLWEGIVSLTCLKEMNMSRSQNLIEMPDLSKATNLETLYLENCYSLVKLPSSIPHPNKLTTLNMMYCRNVETIPTGISLKSLKNLYTNGCSRMRTFPQISSTIVRVDIDATSIEAIPSNLSLCFENLDTFMMHSLKKLWERVQLLTLLTPIMSPSLWYLDLSYNPGLVELPSSFKNLHKLRRLKISNCVNLETLPTGINLGSLHLLDLSGCSRLRTFPQISTNNKKLDLSETAIEGIPCSIDKFTRLVYLTMEGCINLETLPTGINLQSLSELNLNGCSRLRTFPDISTNIRRLNLSGTAIEEVPCWIEKFSGLNFLWMKGCNNLEYVNLNISKLKHLQNVDFSDCKSLTGASWNNRPRESALSYYHGSYSCIDFTKCINLDQEALFQKKTYSDCLLRLSGEQVPSYFTHLTTGTSSSLTIPLLHSALTQPFLRFRACIVFDSDNESYSKGVFRFKGSFRNCSDSYYQAQDFCAVTDDYMIGSFEKDAYLSVLDYQMSQIPLEMNFDRLDLKIDIVDSNDAKIKGWGIRILEEDCSSADNRLGYPNILPHVFEAHEGKYA, from the exons ATGGCTCTCTCGTTAGCTTCTTCTCCTTCCTCTTCTCGCACTTGGTTGTACGATGTTTTCCCTAGCTTCAGTGGGGTAGACGTTCGTGTTACTTTCCTCAGCCACTTGTTGAAGGAGTTTGACAAAAAGTTGATCACTGCTTTCAAAGACAACGAGATCGAGAGAAGTCGATCACTGGATCCCGAGCTTAAACAAGCCATTAAAGATTCGAGGATCGCAGTGGTTATCTTCTCCCAAAACTATGCCTCTTCAAGCTGGTGTCTTAATGAGTTGTTAGAGATAGTCAAGTGTGGTCAAATGGTGATACCTGTTTTCTACGGGTTGGATCCTTCCCATGTGAGGAAACAAACCGGTGCCTTTGGGAAAATATTTGAAGAAACATGCAAGAATCAAACAGAGGAAGTGATAATAATTCAATGGAGGAGAGCTTTGACCGATGTAGCCAATACTCTCGGGTATCATTCAGTAAACTG GGGTAACGAAGCTGCAATGATTGAAGAAATCGCCAATGATGTTTTGGGTAAACTACTTTTAACTTCACCGAAGGATTCAGAGAACTTTGTGGGCATCGAAGATCATCTTGCAAAACTGAGTGTACTGCTTCAGTTGGACGCGGAGGAAGTGAGGATGGTTGGTTTATGGGGTTCCTCAGGGATCGGCAAGACTACAATTGCAAGAGTTCTGTTTCAACGACTTTCTCGACACTTCCGAGGTAGCATTTTCATAGACAGGGCTTTTGTATCTAAGACTATGGAAATTTTCAAGGCAGCTAATCCGGACGACTATAACATGAAGCTGCATTTGCAAAGAAATTTCCTATCTGAAATCTTAGGTAAAGGAGACATAAAGATACATAATTTGAGTGCAGTTGGGGAGAGGCTGAAGAATCAGAAAGTTCTTATTTTCATTGATGATTTTGATGATCAAGTTGTGCTAGATGCCTTGGTTGGTCAAACTCAATGGTTTGGAAGTGGGAGCAGAATCGTTGTGGTTACAAATGATAAGCAGTATCTAAGGGCCCATGGGATTAATAAAATTTACGAGGTCTGTCTCCCAACTGAAAACCTAGCTGTTGAGATGTTATGTCGATCTGCTTTCAGGAAAAAGGCTGCACCTGAAGGTTTTGAGGAGCTTGTAGCTAAAGTTACAGGACTTGCTGGTAGTCTTCCTTTAGGTCTTAATGTTTTGGGTTCATATCTACGGGGAAGGGACAAGGAGTACTGGATGGATTTGTTGCCAAGGCTTCAGAATTGTTTAGATGAGAAAATTGAGAAGACATTGAGAGTCAGCTACGATGGATTAAGAAGCGAAGAAGATAAAGTGTTATTTCGCCACATCGCATGTCTTTTCCATTGGGAAAAAGTCACATACCTGAAGTTTCTGCTCGCTGATAGTGGGTTGAGTGTTACGGTTGGGCTGGAAAACCTAGCCGATAAGTCCCTAATTCATGTAAGTTCGGGTTATGTGAGAATGCCCAGTTTGCTACAAGAGATGGGTAGGCGTCTTGTTCGTATTGGGGAGCCTGAAAAACGAGAATTTCTGGTGGACGCACAAGATATCTGTGATGTACTCAGTCAAGACACT GGTACTCATAAGATATTGGGTATAAAATTGAATATTGATGAGATTGATGAACTGAATGTGCATGAGAATGCCTTCAAAGGGATGCGCAATCTGCGTTTCCTGGAAATTCACTCACAAACCCGTTATGAGATTGGAAAGGAAGAAGTTACAATTCACTTACCTGAAAACTTCGACTATTTGCCTCCTAAACTTAAAATATTGGATTGGTATGAATATCCAATGAGATGTCTTCCTTCTAAGTTTCGTCCTGAAAAACTCGTCAAGCTCAAAATGGTGAATAGCAAGCTCGAGAAGCTGTGGGAAGGGATTGTG TCGCTTACATGTCTAAAAGAGATGAATATGTCGAGATCTCAAAACTTGATAGAAATGCCAGATCTTTCAAAGGCCACCAATCTGGAGACACTATATCTTGAGAATTGTTATAGTTTGGTCAAGCTTCCTTCCTCTATTCCACATCCTAACAAACTGACGACATTAAACATGATGTATTGTCGAAATGTGGAGACTATTCCAACTGGCATTAGCCTCAAATCTCTCAAAAACCTATATACTAATGGATGCTCACGGATGAGGACTTTTCCCCAAATCTCAAGCACCATCGTACGTGTGGACATAGACGCAACATCCATTGAAGCAATACCTTCAAATTTGAGTTTGTGTTTCGAGAATCTCGATACCTTTATGATGCACAGCCTAAAGAAACTATGGGAAAGAGTGCAG CTTCTTACTCTCCTCACGCCGATCATGTCTCCCTCTTTGTGGTATCTGGATCTCTCGTATAACCCTGGCTTGGTGGAGCTTCCTTCTTCATTTAAGAATCTCCATAAACTGAGGAGATTGAAAATTAGTAACTGCGTAAATCTGGAAACTCTTCCCACCGGAATCAACCTCGGATCTCTCCATCTCCTAGATCTCAGTGGATGCTCAAGGTTGAGGACTTTTCCCCAAATCTCAACCAACAACAAAAAGCTCGATCTAAGCGAAACAGCCATTGAAGGAATTCCTTGTTCGATTGATAAATTCACCCGTCTTGTATACCTCACGATGGAGGGATGCATAAATCTGGAGACTCTTCCCACCGGAATCAACCTCCAATCTCTCTCGGAACTAAATCTCAATGGATGCTCACGGTTGAGGACTTTTCCTGATATCTCTACCAACATCAGACGGCTCAATCTAAGCGGAACAGCCATTGAAGAGGTTCCTTGTTGGATCGAGAAATTCTCCGGGCTTAACTTCCTATGGATGAAGGGATGCAACAATTTGGAATATGTAAACCTAAACATTTCTAAACTCAAACATCTTCAAAATGTCGACTTTTCAGACTGCAAGTCATTGACTGGAGCTAGCTGGAATAATCGTCCAAGAGAAAGTGCCTTGAGTTATTACCACGGATCCTACAGTTGTATCGATTTCACCAAGTGCATAAACTTGGATCAAGAAGCTCTGTTTCAAAAGAAAACATATTCAGATTGTCTACTGAGGTTGTCAGGTGAACAAGTGCCTTCATATTTCACTCACCTTACTACTGGAACCTCCTCCTCTCTCACCATTCCTTTACTTCACAGCGCTCTCACGCAACCATTCCTCCGATTCAGAGCTTGCATTGTGTTTGATTCGGACAATGAGTCATATAGCAAAGGTGTCTTTAGATTCAAAGGCAGTTTTCGGAACTGCTCTGATTCCTATTATCAGGCACAAGACTTCTGCGCAGTCACGGATGATTATATGATCGGTTCATTTGAGAAGGATGCTTATCTGTCTGTATTAGACTACCAGATGTCTCAAATCCCTTTAGAAATGAACTTCGATCGCCTGGATCTGAAGATTGATATTGTTGATTCTAATGATGCTAAAATTAAAGGATGGGGTATACGAATCTTAGAGGAGGACTGTTCATCGGCAGACAACCGACTTGGTTATCCAAACATTCTACCACATGTTTTTGAAGCCCATGAAGGCAAATATGCTTAA